From the Vibrio alginolyticus NBRC 15630 = ATCC 17749 genome, one window contains:
- the rplB gene encoding 50S ribosomal protein L2, with amino-acid sequence MAIVKCKPTSPGRRHVVKVVNADLHKGKPYAPLLEKNSKNGGRNNKGRITVRHIGGGHKHHYRVVDFKRTKDGIPATVERLEYDPNRSANIALVLYKDGERRYILAPKGVVAGDVIQSGVDAPIKAGNTLPMRNIPVGSTVHNVELKPGKGGQLARSAGAYAQIVARDGAYVTIRLRSGEMRKVLSEGRATIGEVGNSEHMLRELGKAGASRHRGIRPTVRGVVMNPIDHPHGGGEGRTSGGRHPVSPWGMPTKGFKTRKNKRTDKYIVRRRNK; translated from the coding sequence ATGGCTATTGTTAAATGTAAGCCGACTTCCCCTGGTCGTCGTCACGTTGTTAAAGTTGTTAACGCTGACCTACACAAGGGCAAGCCATACGCACCTCTTCTAGAGAAAAACTCTAAGAACGGTGGTCGTAACAACAAGGGTCGTATCACAGTACGTCACATCGGCGGTGGTCACAAGCACCACTACCGTGTAGTTGACTTCAAACGTACTAAAGATGGTATTCCAGCGACAGTTGAGCGTCTTGAATACGATCCAAACCGTAGCGCAAACATTGCTCTAGTTCTTTACAAAGACGGTGAGCGTCGCTACATCCTAGCACCTAAAGGTGTTGTAGCTGGTGATGTTATTCAGTCTGGTGTTGATGCACCAATCAAAGCTGGTAACACTCTACCAATGCGTAATATCCCAGTAGGTTCAACAGTACATAACGTTGAACTTAAGCCTGGTAAAGGTGGTCAGCTAGCTCGTTCGGCTGGTGCTTACGCTCAAATCGTTGCTCGCGACGGTGCGTACGTAACTATCCGTCTACGTTCTGGCGAGATGCGCAAAGTTCTTTCTGAAGGCCGTGCAACAATCGGTGAAGTTGGTAACTCTGAGCACATGCTACGTGAACTTGGTAAAGCAGGTGCATCACGTCATCGCGGTATCCGTCCAACGGTTCGTGGTGTTGTAATGAACCCGATTGACCACCCACATGGTGGTGGTGAAGGCCGTACTTCTGGTGGTCGTCACCCAGTATCTCCTTGGGGTATGCCTACTAAAGGCTTCAAGACTCGTAAGAACAAACGCACTGACAAGTACATCGTACGTCGTCGTAACAAGTAA
- the rpsS gene encoding 30S ribosomal protein S19, which yields MPRSLKKGPFIDLHLLKKVEKAVESGDKKPIKTWSRRSMIIPTMIGLTIAVHNGRQHVPVFVTDEMIGHKLGEFAPTRTYRGHAADKKAKKR from the coding sequence ATGCCACGTTCTCTCAAGAAAGGTCCTTTTATTGACCTACACTTGCTGAAGAAGGTAGAGAAAGCGGTGGAAAGCGGAGACAAAAAGCCTATTAAGACTTGGTCCCGTCGTTCAATGATCATCCCTACGATGATCGGTTTGACCATCGCTGTCCATAATGGTCGTCAGCACGTACCAGTATTTGTAACTGATGAAATGATCGGTCACAAACTGGGTGAATTCGCACCAACACGTACTTACCGCGGTCACGCTGCGGATAAGAAAGCTAAGAAGCGCTAA
- the rplV gene encoding 50S ribosomal protein L22, producing MEAIAKHNFARISPQKARLVADLIRGKSVDQALEILTFSNKKAAALVKKVLESAIANAEHNEGADIDDLNVAKIFVDEGPTMKRIMPRAKGRADRILKRSSHITVVVADR from the coding sequence ATGGAAGCAATTGCTAAACATAACTTTGCTCGCATTTCGCCTCAGAAAGCTCGCTTAGTTGCGGATCTAATCCGTGGTAAATCTGTTGACCAAGCTCTAGAAATCCTAACGTTCAGCAACAAAAAAGCTGCTGCACTAGTTAAGAAAGTTCTAGAGTCTGCTATCGCTAACGCGGAGCACAACGAAGGTGCAGATATTGACGATCTGAATGTCGCAAAAATCTTTGTAGATGAAGGCCCAACCATGAAGCGTATTATGCCTCGTGCTAAAGGTCGTGCGGATCGTATCTTGAAGCGTTCAAGCCACATCACTGTTGTTGTAGCAGATCGCTAG
- the rpsC gene encoding 30S ribosomal protein S3 produces the protein MGQKVHPNGIRLGIVKPWNATWFANTKDFADNLDGDFKVRQFLTSELKKASLSRIVIERPAKSIRVTIHTARPGVVIGKKGEDVEKLRAAVAKIAGVPAQINIAEVRKPELDAQLVGDSIASQLERRVMFRRAMKRAVQNAMRLGAKGIKVEVSGRLGGAEIARSEWYREGRVPLHTLRADIDYATSSAHTQYGVIGIKTWIFKGEILGGMPAANAVEPKGDKPKKQRKGRK, from the coding sequence ATGGGTCAAAAAGTACATCCAAATGGTATTCGTCTAGGCATCGTTAAGCCTTGGAATGCTACATGGTTTGCTAACACCAAAGATTTCGCTGACAACCTAGACGGCGACTTCAAGGTACGTCAGTTCCTTACAAGTGAACTGAAAAAAGCGTCTCTATCACGTATCGTTATCGAGCGTCCTGCTAAGAGCATCCGTGTGACTATTCACACTGCTCGTCCAGGCGTTGTTATCGGTAAGAAAGGTGAAGACGTTGAGAAGCTACGCGCAGCTGTAGCTAAAATTGCAGGTGTACCAGCGCAAATTAACATCGCTGAAGTACGTAAGCCTGAACTAGATGCGCAACTTGTTGGTGACAGCATCGCGTCTCAGCTAGAGCGTCGTGTTATGTTCCGTCGTGCTATGAAGCGCGCAGTACAAAACGCAATGCGCCTAGGCGCTAAAGGTATCAAAGTGGAAGTAAGCGGTCGTCTAGGCGGCGCTGAAATCGCACGTTCAGAGTGGTACCGTGAAGGCCGTGTGCCTCTACACACTCTACGTGCTGACATTGATTACGCAACTTCTTCGGCTCACACTCAATACGGTGTGATCGGCATTAAAACTTGGATCTTCAAAGGTGAAATCCTAGGTGGTATGCCAGCAGCTAACGCTGTAGAGCCTAAAGGCGACAAGCCTAAGAAGCAGCGTAAAGGCCGTAAGTAA